Proteins encoded by one window of Pseudomonas sp. LS44:
- a CDS encoding PaaI family thioesterase — protein sequence MSAMDISSPDAPPGFVPMLRPDGRAGFVQNCRGMYINHATGEIAARILGEHLNPLNIAHGGFLATLADTAFGAFIRVQAGFELPPATVELSMDYISPARPGQWIEARVDIHKIGRTLCNASLGLFDGERLVARAKGTFIANTQSLHAPVSASRQS from the coding sequence ATGAGTGCCATGGACATTTCCAGCCCTGACGCCCCACCCGGCTTCGTGCCGATGCTTCGCCCGGACGGCAGGGCCGGCTTCGTGCAGAACTGCCGCGGGATGTACATCAATCACGCCACCGGCGAGATTGCCGCGCGCATCCTGGGCGAGCATCTCAATCCGCTGAACATCGCCCACGGTGGCTTCCTCGCGACCCTGGCGGATACCGCGTTTGGCGCGTTCATCCGTGTGCAGGCCGGCTTCGAGCTGCCGCCGGCCACTGTCGAGCTGAGCATGGACTACATCAGTCCGGCGCGGCCTGGACAGTGGATCGAGGCGCGGGTGGACATCCACAAGATCGGCCGCACGCTGTGCAACGCCAGTCTCGGGTTGTTCGACGGCGAGCGTCTGGTGGCGCGCGCCAAGGGCACCTTCATCGCCAATACGCAGAGCCTGCACGCGCCGGTTTCCGCGTCTCGGCAATCTTGA
- a CDS encoding Zn-dependent alcohol dehydrogenase, with amino-acid sequence MKAAVLHKPGTPLVIEDVGINKPGPREVLVRTVAVGVCHSDLHFVDGAYPHPTPVVLGHEASGIVEQVGSEVRTVKPGDHVVTCLSAYCGHCEHCVTGHLSLCVSPDTKRGKDDEPRLTYVQKPMTQFLNLSAYAEQMLVHENALVAIRRDMPLDRAALLGCAVTTGTGAVFNTAKVRPGETVAVIGCGGIGLATINGAALAGAGRIIAIDMLDSKLELAKQFGATDVINGKSGDAVQQVIELTKGGVHFSFECIGLKQTAEQAFGMLKRGGTATVIGMIKPGVKLELHGLDFLSEKKIQGSFMGSNRFPVDLPRLTDFYMQGRLKLDEMISQRIKLEQINEAFDELRRGELARSVIVFDQ; translated from the coding sequence ATGAAAGCTGCCGTTCTGCACAAACCAGGTACCCCGCTGGTCATCGAAGATGTCGGGATCAACAAACCGGGTCCGCGTGAAGTCCTGGTGCGTACCGTCGCCGTCGGCGTCTGCCACTCCGACCTGCATTTCGTCGACGGTGCCTATCCGCACCCGACACCGGTGGTACTCGGCCACGAAGCCTCCGGTATCGTCGAGCAAGTGGGTTCCGAAGTGCGCACGGTCAAGCCGGGCGATCACGTGGTCACCTGCTTGTCCGCCTATTGCGGTCACTGTGAGCATTGCGTCACCGGTCACCTGTCGCTGTGCGTGTCGCCGGACACCAAGCGCGGCAAGGACGATGAGCCACGCCTGACCTACGTACAGAAACCGATGACCCAGTTCCTCAACCTGTCGGCCTACGCCGAGCAGATGCTGGTGCATGAAAACGCGCTGGTCGCGATTCGTCGCGACATGCCGCTGGACCGTGCCGCGCTGCTCGGTTGCGCGGTCACCACCGGCACTGGCGCGGTGTTCAATACCGCCAAAGTGCGTCCGGGTGAGACCGTGGCGGTGATCGGCTGCGGCGGTATCGGCCTGGCCACCATCAACGGTGCGGCGCTGGCCGGTGCCGGGCGGATCATCGCCATCGACATGCTCGATTCCAAGTTGGAGCTGGCCAAGCAGTTCGGCGCCACCGACGTGATCAACGGCAAGAGCGGCGACGCGGTACAGCAGGTCATCGAGTTGACCAAGGGCGGCGTGCATTTCTCCTTCGAGTGCATCGGTCTCAAGCAGACCGCCGAGCAGGCTTTCGGCATGCTCAAGCGCGGCGGTACCGCTACCGTGATCGGCATGATCAAACCGGGCGTGAAGCTCGAGCTGCACGGACTGGACTTTCTCAGCGAAAAGAAGATCCAGGGCTCGTTCATGGGCTCTAACCGCTTCCCGGTCGACCTGCCACGCCTGACTGACTTCTACATGCAGGGCCGTCTGAAGCTCGACGAAATGATCTCCCAGCGCATCAAGCTGGAGCAGATCAACGAGGCCTTCGACGAGCTGCGCCGTGGCGAACTGGCCCGCTCGGTCATCGTCTTCGATCAGTAA
- a CDS encoding nitronate monooxygenase family protein, whose protein sequence is MKTRITEMLGIQYPIIQGGMMWVGRAEMAAAVSNAGGLGIITALTQPTPEDLAREIERCRSMTDKPFGVNLTLLPSINPPPYAKYLDVIIESGVKVLETAGNNPGEHIARAKAAGLKVIHKCVAIRHALKAQSLGVDAVSIDGFECAGHPGEEDIGGLVLIPLAVQVLSIPVVASGGIADGRGMAGAMALGAEGVNMGTRFCATQEAPIHDNIKQALVTASERDTNLVLRTLKNTSRVLKNTTSDEVVSIERKGGAQFEDVRHLMTGQRGRVSLETGTPDDGILAAGQCVGLINDVPTCAELLERMVAECRASLSAAAAWAN, encoded by the coding sequence ATGAAAACACGCATTACCGAAATGCTGGGCATCCAGTACCCGATCATCCAGGGCGGCATGATGTGGGTCGGCCGCGCCGAAATGGCCGCTGCCGTTTCCAACGCCGGCGGCCTGGGCATCATTACCGCGTTGACTCAGCCGACCCCCGAGGACCTGGCCCGCGAGATCGAGCGTTGCCGTTCGATGACCGACAAGCCGTTCGGCGTCAACCTGACCCTGCTGCCATCGATTAACCCGCCGCCGTATGCCAAGTACCTGGACGTGATCATCGAGAGTGGCGTCAAGGTGCTGGAAACTGCCGGCAACAATCCTGGCGAGCACATTGCCCGCGCCAAGGCCGCTGGCCTCAAGGTCATCCACAAGTGCGTGGCCATCCGGCACGCGCTGAAGGCCCAGAGCCTGGGTGTCGATGCCGTATCCATCGATGGTTTCGAGTGTGCCGGCCATCCGGGCGAAGAAGATATCGGCGGTCTGGTACTCATTCCGCTGGCGGTCCAGGTGCTGAGCATCCCGGTGGTCGCCTCCGGCGGCATCGCCGATGGCCGCGGCATGGCTGGAGCCATGGCACTCGGCGCCGAGGGCGTGAACATGGGCACGCGCTTCTGTGCCACGCAGGAGGCACCGATCCACGACAACATCAAGCAGGCGCTGGTCACTGCCAGCGAGCGCGATACCAACCTGGTACTGCGTACCCTGAAGAACACCTCGCGGGTACTGAAGAACACCACCTCCGACGAGGTGGTGAGCATCGAGCGTAAAGGTGGTGCGCAATTCGAGGATGTTCGCCACCTGATGACTGGCCAGCGCGGCCGCGTCTCGCTGGAGACCGGTACGCCGGATGACGGCATTCTCGCTGCCGGCCAGTGCGTCGGCCTGATCAACGACGTACCGACCTGCGCCGAGCTGCTCGAGCGCATGGTCGCCGAATGCCGTGCCAGCCTGAGCGCGGCGGCGGCCTGGGCCAACTGA
- a CDS encoding acyl-CoA dehydrogenase family protein: MDFQFSDEQQMLRDMLARYLDEQYDFESRMKAVASADGWRPDCWQTMASELGILSAAFPEALGGLGGGAVENLIVMEAFGRALALEPYLATVVLGGGLLKRAGGALAEAVIPQIMAGEVRIAWAQSEVQSRYCLHDVQLTAHRDGDAFVLNGHKTVVLGAPSATHLLVSARSAGQRLERDGISLLLVDKTSAGIRTQDYPTVDGGRAAEIWFDAVRVPAAALIGEQDQGLALLEAVFDEAVVALCAEAVGIMQKMLDDTVAYAKERKQFGVAIGTFQALQHRMVDMHIHIQQATALTYMATMQLDGSVRERAMAASAAKVRVGQALKAVGQGAVQIHGGMGITEELAVGHYFKRATVIEQQFGSVDHHLRRYGVLAGEAVHES; this comes from the coding sequence GTGGATTTCCAATTCAGTGACGAACAACAGATGCTGCGCGACATGCTCGCGCGCTATCTGGACGAGCAATACGATTTCGAGAGCCGCATGAAGGCCGTGGCGTCAGCCGATGGCTGGCGACCCGACTGCTGGCAGACCATGGCCAGTGAACTGGGCATCCTCTCCGCTGCATTCCCCGAGGCCCTCGGCGGCCTTGGTGGTGGCGCGGTGGAAAACCTCATCGTCATGGAAGCCTTCGGCCGCGCCCTGGCGCTTGAGCCCTACCTGGCTACCGTGGTGCTCGGTGGTGGTCTGCTCAAGCGTGCCGGTGGCGCGCTGGCCGAGGCGGTCATTCCGCAGATCATGGCCGGCGAAGTACGTATCGCCTGGGCGCAAAGTGAAGTGCAAAGCCGCTATTGCCTGCACGACGTGCAACTGACGGCGCACCGCGATGGCGATGCCTTCGTGCTCAACGGTCACAAGACCGTGGTGCTCGGCGCGCCGAGCGCCACCCATCTGCTGGTCAGCGCGCGCAGCGCCGGTCAGCGCCTGGAACGTGACGGTATCAGCCTGCTGCTGGTGGACAAGACCAGCGCCGGCATTCGCACTCAGGACTACCCGACCGTCGATGGCGGGCGTGCCGCGGAAATCTGGTTCGACGCTGTGCGGGTGCCCGCAGCCGCTTTGATCGGCGAGCAGGACCAAGGCCTGGCGTTGCTCGAAGCGGTGTTCGACGAGGCCGTGGTAGCGCTGTGCGCCGAGGCTGTCGGCATCATGCAGAAAATGCTCGACGACACCGTGGCCTATGCCAAGGAACGCAAGCAGTTCGGCGTGGCGATCGGCACGTTCCAGGCCCTGCAACACCGCATGGTCGACATGCACATCCACATCCAGCAGGCCACCGCGCTGACCTACATGGCAACCATGCAGCTGGACGGCTCCGTGCGTGAGCGGGCGATGGCCGCCAGCGCCGCCAAGGTGCGCGTCGGCCAGGCACTCAAGGCCGTCGGCCAGGGTGCCGTGCAAATCCACGGCGGCATGGGGATCACCGAGGAACTGGCGGTCGGTCATTACTTCAAGCGTGCCACCGTGATCGAACAGCAGTTCGGCTCGGTCGATCATCACCTGCGCCGTTATGGCGTGCTGGCCGGGGAGGCTGTCCATGAATCTTGA
- a CDS encoding acyl-CoA dehydrogenase family protein, which yields MNLEYSAAEQAFREEVRSWIAEVFDEQLREMVAQSKNGYLDKEGQRRWQKLLHARGWAAPDWPAEHGGPGWTPTQRFLFQAEIAAAGCPKVSPMGLKMVAPVIMRFGTEAQKARFLPVTLASDIFWCQGYSEPGSGSDLSSLQMKAVRDGDHYVLNGSKIWTTQAQWADWMFCLVRTSRDATKQAGISFLLLDMTAPGIKVDSIPLLDGPMPGEQEVNQVFFEDVRVPVENLIGEEGQGWTCAKYLLEFERGGAYGPTLRQQLAKVRKMAAEQPADRGGWLLNDPDFRRKLLELEIQIAAVDAAELRVFSGVSSGSSIGAASSMIKLAGTETLQAITELAVEAVGPQGWPFIRDSWAEVYGRAEAPRPGPSYAGSVLPRYFNYRKTSIYGGTSEVQRNIIAKQVLGL from the coding sequence ATGAATCTTGAGTATTCCGCCGCCGAGCAGGCCTTCCGCGAGGAAGTCCGTAGCTGGATCGCCGAGGTGTTCGACGAGCAGCTGCGCGAGATGGTTGCCCAGTCGAAGAACGGCTACCTGGACAAGGAAGGCCAGCGCCGCTGGCAGAAGCTCCTGCACGCACGTGGCTGGGCCGCGCCGGACTGGCCGGCCGAGCATGGCGGGCCGGGTTGGACGCCGACCCAGCGCTTCCTGTTCCAGGCCGAGATCGCTGCCGCCGGCTGCCCGAAGGTCTCGCCGATGGGTCTGAAGATGGTCGCCCCGGTGATCATGCGCTTCGGCACTGAGGCGCAGAAGGCGCGTTTCCTGCCGGTCACCCTGGCTTCGGACATCTTCTGGTGCCAGGGCTATTCCGAGCCTGGCTCGGGTTCCGACCTGTCATCACTGCAGATGAAGGCGGTGCGTGACGGTGACCATTACGTGCTCAACGGCTCGAAGATCTGGACCACCCAGGCGCAATGGGCCGACTGGATGTTCTGTCTGGTGCGTACCAGTCGCGATGCCACCAAGCAGGCCGGCATCTCCTTCCTGTTGCTGGACATGACCGCGCCTGGCATCAAGGTCGATTCGATCCCGCTGCTGGACGGGCCGATGCCCGGCGAGCAGGAGGTCAACCAGGTGTTCTTCGAGGACGTGCGCGTCCCGGTCGAGAACCTGATCGGCGAAGAGGGCCAGGGCTGGACCTGTGCCAAGTACCTGCTGGAGTTCGAGCGCGGCGGCGCCTACGGCCCGACCCTGCGCCAGCAGCTGGCCAAGGTGCGCAAGATGGCCGCCGAGCAGCCCGCCGACAGAGGCGGCTGGCTGCTCAACGATCCGGACTTCCGCCGCAAGCTGCTGGAGCTGGAAATCCAGATCGCCGCGGTGGACGCCGCCGAGCTGCGGGTGTTCTCCGGGGTCAGCTCCGGTTCGTCGATTGGCGCGGCGTCGAGCATGATCAAGCTGGCCGGCACCGAGACGCTGCAGGCGATCACCGAGCTGGCCGTCGAGGCGGTGGGCCCGCAGGGCTGGCCGTTCATCCGCGATAGTTGGGCGGAGGTTTACGGCCGCGCCGAGGCACCGCGCCCCGGGCCGTCCTACGCCGGCTCGGTGCTGCCGCGCTATTTCAACTACCGCAAGACCTCGATCTACGGCGGTACCAGCGAAGTCCAGCGCAACATCATCGCCAAGCAGGTGCTCGGCCTGTAG